In a genomic window of Acidobacteriota bacterium:
- a CDS encoding phosphoadenylyl-sulfate reductase: METQIQPNVTPLLAPAEMMPAEDLVAWALDQWHPRIAVCTSFQAEGMVILDLCWRYRKDVRVMTIDTGRLPAETYEMMDRVRDHYGIRPEVFFPHAASVETMVGESGMNLFYRSREERERCCHVRKVEPLTRMLQPLDAWMVGLRREQSSSRVGVCKLETDWEHGSKIKLSPLADWTHDQVWDYIRRNRVPCHPLYDQGYGSIGCAPCTRALRPGEHPRAGRWWWEQGNHRECGIHCLRKAD, from the coding sequence ATGGAGACTCAAATTCAACCCAATGTCACACCCCTGCTGGCGCCGGCGGAAATGATGCCGGCCGAGGATCTGGTGGCTTGGGCGCTGGATCAGTGGCATCCCCGCATCGCCGTCTGCACCAGTTTTCAGGCCGAGGGAATGGTCATCCTGGATCTTTGCTGGCGCTACCGCAAGGATGTCCGGGTCATGACCATCGACACGGGACGGCTTCCGGCCGAAACCTACGAAATGATGGACCGCGTCCGGGACCACTATGGAATCCGCCCGGAGGTCTTCTTTCCTCACGCCGCAAGCGTGGAGACCATGGTGGGAGAATCCGGGATGAACCTCTTCTACCGATCCCGGGAAGAGCGAGAGCGTTGCTGCCACGTCCGCAAGGTAGAGCCTTTGACACGGATGCTCCAACCCCTGGACGCCTGGATGGTCGGCCTGAGGAGGGAACAGTCTTCCAGCCGAGTCGGCGTCTGCAAGCTGGAAACCGATTGGGAGCACGGTTCCAAGATCAAACTGAGTCCGCTGGCGGATTGGACCCACGATCAGGTCTGGGACTACATCCGGCGCAACCGGGTCCCCTGTCATCCCTTGTACGACCAGGGTTACGGCAGCATCGGCTGCGCCCCCTGCACTCGGGCTCTTCGTCCCGGCGAGCACCCACGCGCCGGACGCTGGTGGTGGGAGCAGGGAAACCACCGGGAATGCGGGATCCACTGCCTCCGGAAAGCCGATTGA
- a CDS encoding ABC transporter ATP-binding protein: MTHLLEVKRLSARYTTPGGVVRAVDSISYSLDQGETLGLVGESGCGKSASALCLLRLLPDPPGKIVGGEILFDGRDLLRLSEREMRKVRWSEIAMVFQDPLASLNPVLTIGFQIQEVLRLHEGMTYRQSRDRARELLGLVGIPDPERRLDQYPHEFSGGMRQRAMISMALACNPRLLIADEPTTALDVTLQAQIVDLVKELQQKLGMAVIWISHDLGVIARLAQRVMVMYAGAIVEEADVRALYNTPGHPYTRGLLRATPHAVAGTKRLASIPGQPPDLIEELPGCPFAPRCGHTVQRCRQEVPYLEAVGAAHRVSCWQKDELAGGAR; this comes from the coding sequence GTGACTCACCTGCTGGAAGTAAAACGGTTGAGCGCTCGCTACACCACTCCCGGCGGCGTGGTTCGAGCCGTCGACTCCATCTCCTACTCTCTGGATCAGGGAGAAACGCTGGGACTGGTGGGAGAGAGCGGCTGCGGCAAGAGCGCCAGCGCCCTCTGCCTGCTCCGGCTCCTGCCCGATCCTCCCGGAAAGATCGTGGGAGGCGAGATCCTCTTCGACGGCCGCGACCTGCTCCGGCTCAGCGAGCGGGAGATGCGCAAGGTCCGCTGGTCCGAGATCGCCATGGTCTTTCAGGATCCGCTGGCTTCCCTCAACCCCGTCCTCACCATAGGCTTCCAGATCCAGGAAGTCTTGCGGCTGCATGAGGGGATGACCTACCGGCAGTCCCGCGACCGGGCCCGCGAGCTTCTGGGACTGGTGGGAATTCCCGACCCGGAGCGGCGGCTGGACCAGTACCCGCACGAATTCTCCGGAGGCATGCGGCAGCGGGCCATGATCTCCATGGCCCTGGCGTGCAATCCACGCCTGCTGATTGCGGATGAACCGACGACGGCGTTGGACGTGACCCTGCAGGCCCAGATCGTGGATCTGGTCAAGGAGTTGCAACAGAAGCTGGGGATGGCGGTGATCTGGATCAGCCACGACCTGGGAGTGATCGCCCGGCTGGCCCAGCGGGTGATGGTCATGTACGCCGGCGCCATCGTGGAGGAGGCCGACGTCCGGGCTCTCTACAATACCCCCGGCCATCCCTACACCAGGGGTCTGCTGCGGGCCACGCCCCACGCGGTGGCCGGGACGAAGCGTCTGGCCTCCATTCCAGGGCAGCCGCCCGACCTGATCGAGGAGCTCCCTGGCTGTCCCTTCGCGCCGCGGTGCGGCCACACCGTCCAGCGGTGCCGGCAGGAGGTCCCGTATCTGGAGGCGGTGGGAGCCGCTCACCGGGTGTCCTGTTGGCAGAAGGACGAGCTGGCGGGAGGTGCCCGGTGA
- a CDS encoding dipeptide ABC transporter ATP-binding protein, with product MTVRDTPELVRVEGLKQYYPVNRGVLFRRQVGAVRAVDGISFLIRRGETLGLVGESGCGKSSTGRAILQLQRPTAGRVFLDGVELTELKGGALRRMRRRMQMIFQDPYASLNPRMTAGQILSEPLEIHQLARGRRQERVRELMELVGLNPGYADRYPHEFSGGQRQRIGIARALALQPDFIICDEPVSALDVSIQAQVINLLEDLQEQFGLTYLFIAHDLSMVRHISDRVAVMYLGRIVELASRDDLYESPLHPYTQALISAVPLPDPDLETHRSRIVLKGDPPDPADPPAGCNFCTRCPVAVDRCHREDPPLQEVRPGHWAACHLVA from the coding sequence GTGACTGTCCGGGACACTCCGGAACTGGTGCGGGTGGAGGGACTCAAGCAATACTATCCGGTGAACCGGGGCGTCCTGTTCCGGCGCCAGGTGGGTGCGGTGCGCGCCGTCGACGGCATCTCCTTCCTCATTCGGAGAGGAGAGACGCTGGGGCTGGTGGGAGAGAGCGGCTGCGGCAAGTCCAGCACCGGGAGGGCCATCCTGCAGTTGCAGCGTCCCACCGCGGGCCGGGTCTTCCTGGACGGAGTGGAACTGACGGAACTCAAGGGCGGGGCTCTGAGGCGCATGCGCCGCCGGATGCAGATGATTTTTCAGGATCCGTACGCTTCCCTGAACCCCCGGATGACGGCGGGACAGATCCTGTCCGAACCCTTGGAAATCCATCAACTGGCCCGGGGGCGCCGGCAGGAGAGGGTGCGGGAGCTCATGGAATTGGTGGGTCTCAACCCCGGCTACGCAGACCGCTATCCTCACGAGTTCTCCGGCGGCCAGCGCCAGCGGATCGGCATCGCCCGGGCCCTGGCCCTGCAGCCCGACTTCATCATCTGCGACGAGCCGGTTTCGGCTCTGGACGTCTCGATTCAGGCGCAGGTCATCAATCTTCTGGAGGATCTCCAGGAGCAGTTCGGTCTGACCTACCTTTTCATCGCCCACGACCTGAGCATGGTCCGGCACATCAGCGACCGGGTCGCGGTCATGTACCTGGGCCGGATCGTCGAGCTCGCCAGCCGGGACGACCTCTACGAGAGCCCCTTGCACCCGTATACGCAGGCGCTCATCTCGGCCGTTCCCCTGCCCGATCCCGACCTGGAGACCCACCGCAGCAGGATCGTTCTGAAGGGCGATCCTCCCGACCCGGCGGACCCGCCCGCCGGCTGCAACTTCTGCACCCGCTGCCCGGTTGCCGTCGATCGGTGTCACCGGGAGGATCCCCCGCTTCAGGAAGTTCGACCGGGCCACTGGGCGGCCTGTCATCTGGTTGCATGA
- a CDS encoding rhomboid family intramembrane serine protease, translating to MFRRQTTGSVVCRSCGLLVGVNDSECYECGCKNPGLWGFAPLVRILGDDFGFLRLVTVGCIFLYVATLVVGSGESRGGGMFSLLSPSQHGLFLFGASGAIPVFRYDRWWTLLSAGWLHGGLLHIGFNLMWVRQLAPVTAEIYGPGRMILIYTVATAAGFGLSTVTGMFLPFLPGPLRGAMFSVGSSAAIFGLLGALVYAGRRGIGSNISRQARGYAIILGIFGFIFPRIDNWAHLGGFLGGYLLARWLDPMQPERLNHLAAAAVCIVLTILSIVVSVIHGYPFL from the coding sequence GTGTTCAGACGACAGACGACCGGTTCGGTGGTGTGCCGATCCTGCGGCCTGTTGGTGGGAGTCAACGACTCCGAATGCTATGAGTGCGGCTGCAAGAACCCGGGTCTCTGGGGTTTTGCGCCCCTGGTGCGGATTCTGGGCGACGACTTCGGATTTCTCCGGCTGGTGACGGTGGGCTGCATCTTCCTGTACGTCGCGACCCTGGTCGTGGGTTCCGGAGAGTCCCGGGGTGGAGGCATGTTCTCGCTGTTGTCTCCCAGCCAGCACGGCCTGTTCCTGTTCGGCGCGAGCGGCGCCATTCCCGTGTTCCGTTACGATCGCTGGTGGACCCTGCTCAGTGCCGGTTGGCTCCACGGCGGGTTGCTCCACATCGGTTTCAACCTGATGTGGGTCCGCCAACTGGCGCCGGTCACCGCCGAGATCTACGGCCCCGGCCGCATGATCCTCATCTACACCGTGGCCACCGCGGCCGGGTTCGGATTGAGCACCGTGACCGGGATGTTTCTTCCCTTCCTGCCCGGACCGCTCCGGGGAGCCATGTTCTCGGTCGGCTCCTCCGCGGCCATATTCGGCCTTCTGGGGGCGCTGGTCTACGCCGGCCGCCGCGGCATCGGCAGCAACATCAGCCGGCAGGCCCGAGGGTACGCCATTATCCTGGGGATCTTCGGATTCATCTTCCCGAGAATCGACAACTGGGCTCATCTGGGGGGATTTCTGGGAGGCTACCTGTTGGCTCGCTGGCTGGACCCCATGCAACCCGAGCGCCTGAACCACCTGGCCGCCGCCGCCGTCTGCATCGTCCTGACGATCCTCTCCATCGTCGTGTCGGTGATCCACGGCTACCCCTTTCTGTAG
- a CDS encoding phytanoyl-CoA dioxygenase family protein — MKRLTEAQVAQYRDQGYLIVENVIPPDQVEALKRRTEDIAEGRVPFPEANLELEPTANGRRSVETIRKLDHCAENDPVFLRHAKNGRILDMVEDLIGPDVKLFESQLFMKPPGGVEKPYHQDSAYFFIEPMALVTCWSALDDVTVANGSMWVIPGSHLGGVVDHGEPWQIGDRVDKQVPASAMDLASEAPVVMPAGSCSFHHSLLLHSSRPNRTNHSRRGFAVHYMTARSRWTNPSLPMPSYRLLRGREYPGCV; from the coding sequence ATGAAGAGACTGACCGAAGCTCAAGTCGCGCAATATCGAGATCAGGGCTACCTGATCGTGGAGAACGTCATCCCCCCGGACCAGGTGGAGGCGCTGAAGCGGCGGACGGAGGACATCGCCGAGGGACGCGTCCCTTTTCCCGAGGCGAACCTGGAGCTGGAACCCACGGCCAACGGCCGCCGGTCCGTCGAGACGATTCGCAAGCTGGACCATTGCGCCGAGAACGATCCCGTGTTTCTCCGCCACGCCAAAAACGGTCGTATTCTGGACATGGTGGAGGACCTGATCGGTCCCGACGTGAAGCTCTTCGAAAGCCAGCTCTTCATGAAGCCGCCCGGGGGCGTCGAGAAGCCGTACCACCAGGATTCGGCTTATTTCTTCATCGAGCCCATGGCTCTGGTCACCTGTTGGTCGGCGCTGGATGACGTCACCGTGGCCAACGGGAGCATGTGGGTGATTCCGGGCAGCCACCTGGGCGGAGTCGTGGACCACGGCGAGCCCTGGCAGATCGGGGACCGCGTCGACAAGCAGGTTCCGGCCAGCGCCATGGACCTGGCGTCCGAGGCGCCCGTGGTCATGCCGGCGGGGAGCTGCTCATTTCATCACAGCCTGCTGCTGCACAGCTCACGCCCCAACCGGACGAACCATTCCCGGCGCGGTTTCGCCGTGCACTACATGACTGCCCGCTCCCGGTGGACGAACCCTTCGCTGCCCATGCCGAGCTATCGGCTTCTGAGGGGGCGGGAGTATCCCGGCTGCGTCTGA
- a CDS encoding ABC transporter permease — translation MFRHLLRRSLQTIPVVFFVTVVVFTLMQLAPGDPMDMLVLSNPNVTPEEVERLRAVYGLDDPIHIQYFRWLSQVAQGNLGYSRLYHRPITSILPQRLANTLALTGLSLLVSILIAIPIGVYSALRQYSVADYLLSLVAFVGISFPVFWSGILVILLFSVVLGWLPPGGHPSIEPGLGFWGQARYYVAPVLVLSLFSTASWMRYMRSSLLEVIRQDYILTARAKGLAGRVIWVRHALRNALIPIVTLIALTIPALIGGAVVTEIVFSWPGMGRLIFDSLMNNDYYLAMAIFLIFGLLVALFNLLAEVAYAFLDPRIRME, via the coding sequence ATGTTCCGACACCTGTTGAGACGTTCGCTGCAGACCATCCCCGTGGTCTTCTTCGTCACCGTCGTGGTCTTCACCCTGATGCAACTGGCGCCCGGGGACCCCATGGACATGCTGGTGTTGTCCAATCCCAACGTGACGCCGGAGGAGGTCGAGCGGTTGCGGGCCGTCTACGGCCTGGACGATCCGATCCATATCCAATACTTCCGCTGGTTGTCCCAGGTCGCTCAGGGGAACCTGGGATATTCCCGCCTCTACCATCGTCCCATCACCAGCATCCTTCCCCAACGCCTGGCCAACACCCTGGCCCTGACCGGCCTCAGCCTGCTGGTGAGCATCCTCATCGCCATACCCATCGGGGTCTACAGCGCTCTGCGCCAGTATTCCGTGGCGGACTATCTGCTCTCTCTGGTGGCCTTCGTGGGAATCTCCTTCCCGGTGTTCTGGTCCGGGATTCTGGTCATTCTCCTCTTCTCAGTGGTTCTCGGCTGGTTGCCGCCCGGAGGGCATCCCTCCATCGAGCCGGGTCTGGGCTTCTGGGGGCAGGCCCGGTACTACGTGGCTCCGGTTCTGGTGCTGAGCCTTTTCAGCACCGCCAGTTGGATGCGCTACATGCGGTCCAGCCTGTTGGAAGTGATCCGCCAGGACTACATTCTGACGGCGCGGGCCAAGGGTCTTGCGGGAAGGGTGATCTGGGTGCGCCACGCCCTCCGGAACGCGCTGATTCCCATCGTGACCCTGATCGCCCTCACCATTCCCGCCCTGATCGGCGGGGCCGTAGTGACCGAGATCGTCTTCTCCTGGCCCGGGATGGGGAGATTGATCTTCGATTCGCTGATGAACAACGACTACTACCTGGCCATGGCCATCTTCCTCATCTTCGGACTTTTGGTGGCCCTGTTCAATCTGCTGGCCGAAGTGGCCTATGCCTTCCTGGACCCCCGGATCCGAATGGAGTAA
- a CDS encoding peptide ABC transporter substrate-binding protein: MSTALREFRLSLLAAFVCLAAPGCGGQADLPVPEPGKTLVIGVSQEPDALFGIVGNLMVSGDVGSFIWRPLLLIDSRRRPRCVLCTELPSLENGLLKVDYEKGVMEATFQLRRGLQWADGTEITARDAAFAWELMSDEQYPHGASYMEPIGDVQALDSHAIRVSYKTLWPFGNADLRLRLIPEGYYRPIWERYRSEGGAYWDRFLADERVSVYPKANGPFQVQEWASGSHILLVRNPAYNLGPPPDLERILVRVIPDLNALAIAVSTRQVHLTDGWLTLGQARELEETPAIEIRYVDSAWLEHATLQVKHPPFDDLRVRRALLLAIDRAGINHAIFRGKQPPAHSWVHPSHPAHNPGLSRYGYDPERAQRLLEQAGWSREGDGPLRNARGEPMRLTLITIAGDRTRLQVVSVLQALWQELGIQVEIRPESARLLFPDTLQRQNLQPGGVAVWRWVIQPEATVSAYGLWWPRDTNLDQLTPGSPWNAVQENKDLIRQALGTIDDEKRYGLLRRQQEVWVRELPTLPLYWHVRVVSMDRRLTGYVPYPDQFLGWGVENWRLGAATGAAISNRRPPNEHNTKTPPEDPQPSL, from the coding sequence ATGTCGACGGCGCTGCGGGAATTTCGGCTTTCGCTCCTGGCGGCCTTCGTCTGTTTGGCCGCTCCCGGTTGTGGCGGGCAGGCGGATCTCCCCGTTCCGGAGCCCGGCAAGACCCTGGTGATCGGCGTTTCCCAGGAACCGGACGCCCTCTTCGGTATCGTGGGAAACCTGATGGTTTCGGGCGACGTGGGATCCTTCATCTGGCGTCCGCTGCTGCTCATCGATTCCCGGCGCCGGCCCCGCTGCGTGCTCTGCACCGAGTTGCCCAGCCTGGAGAACGGCCTCTTGAAGGTGGACTACGAAAAGGGGGTGATGGAGGCCACGTTCCAATTGAGGCGGGGTCTCCAATGGGCCGACGGAACCGAGATCACCGCCCGCGACGCCGCCTTCGCCTGGGAGCTCATGAGTGACGAGCAGTACCCACACGGGGCGTCCTACATGGAGCCCATCGGCGACGTCCAGGCCCTGGACTCCCACGCCATCCGGGTGTCCTACAAGACGTTGTGGCCCTTCGGGAACGCGGACCTCCGGTTGCGTCTCATCCCCGAGGGCTACTACCGTCCCATCTGGGAGCGGTACCGCTCGGAGGGAGGGGCCTATTGGGACCGTTTCCTGGCCGATGAGAGGGTCAGCGTCTATCCGAAGGCCAACGGCCCCTTCCAGGTCCAGGAGTGGGCCTCGGGCAGCCATATCCTGTTGGTCCGCAATCCGGCCTACAACCTGGGCCCGCCGCCCGACCTGGAGCGGATCCTGGTGCGGGTGATTCCCGATCTCAACGCCTTGGCCATCGCCGTCTCCACCCGCCAGGTCCACCTGACGGACGGCTGGCTCACTCTGGGACAAGCCCGCGAATTGGAGGAGACTCCCGCGATCGAAATCCGGTATGTCGATTCGGCCTGGCTGGAGCATGCCACCTTGCAGGTCAAACACCCTCCCTTCGACGACCTGAGGGTGCGGCGGGCGCTTCTCCTGGCCATCGACCGGGCGGGGATCAACCACGCCATCTTCCGGGGCAAGCAGCCCCCGGCCCACTCCTGGGTCCACCCCAGCCATCCGGCTCACAACCCCGGACTGTCCCGGTATGGCTATGATCCGGAACGGGCGCAGAGACTCCTGGAGCAGGCCGGCTGGTCCAGGGAAGGGGACGGGCCGCTCCGAAACGCCCGGGGAGAGCCCATGCGCCTGACCCTGATCACCATCGCGGGGGACAGGACCCGGCTCCAGGTGGTGTCGGTGCTCCAGGCCCTGTGGCAGGAGTTGGGCATCCAGGTGGAAATCCGGCCCGAGTCGGCACGGCTGCTCTTTCCCGACACGCTGCAGAGGCAGAATCTGCAACCGGGAGGCGTGGCCGTCTGGCGCTGGGTCATCCAGCCGGAGGCCACGGTCTCCGCCTATGGGTTATGGTGGCCCAGGGACACGAACCTGGATCAGTTGACGCCAGGGTCGCCCTGGAACGCGGTCCAGGAGAACAAGGACCTGATCCGGCAGGCGCTGGGCACCATCGACGACGAAAAACGCTACGGCCTGCTGCGCCGCCAGCAGGAGGTCTGGGTTCGCGAGCTGCCCACCCTGCCCCTGTACTGGCACGTCCGGGTCGTGAGCATGGACCGGCGCCTCACCGGCTACGTCCCCTACCCGGATCAATTTCTGGGATGGGGAGTCGAAAACTGGCGCCTGGGAGCGGCGACTGGAGCGGCGATTTCCAATCGCCGGCCTCCAAACGAACATAACACCAAAACACCACCGGAAGACCCCCAACCCTCCCTCTAA
- a CDS encoding ABC transporter permease: protein MEPSRTRSGVTAWQRLRRHRLAMVSLTVLGLIALVSLLGPWLSPHSYSRVHLQQHLAPPSASHWLGTDELGRDVLTRLLQGGRVSLFVGLSAALLSALAGILIGAVSGYFGGFIDTLLMRFTDLMLSIPSLPLLLILSRLGNGTVWEIIGILVIFGWMSLARIVRGSFLSLREMEFVDSARVVGIPHWRIILRHILPNTMAPIIVYATLNLGYAILAESSLSYLGLGIQPPLPSWGNMLLNAQHYLKVAPWLAIFPGLLIFVSLLSVNFLGDGLRDALDPRLKI from the coding sequence ATGGAACCGTCTCGAACCCGATCGGGCGTCACCGCCTGGCAGAGGCTCCGCCGGCATCGCCTGGCCATGGTCTCGTTGACCGTGCTGGGACTCATCGCCCTGGTCTCGCTGTTGGGACCCTGGCTCTCGCCTCACAGCTACAGCCGGGTCCATCTGCAGCAGCATCTCGCACCCCCCTCCGCGTCCCATTGGCTGGGAACGGACGAGCTGGGCCGCGACGTCCTGACGCGGCTGCTCCAGGGGGGGCGGGTCTCCCTCTTCGTGGGACTCTCGGCAGCCCTGCTGAGCGCGCTGGCCGGCATCCTCATCGGCGCCGTCTCGGGATATTTCGGAGGCTTCATCGACACCCTGTTGATGCGTTTCACCGACCTCATGCTCTCCATCCCCAGCCTTCCCCTGCTCCTGATCCTCTCCCGCCTGGGGAACGGGACCGTCTGGGAGATCATCGGCATCCTGGTGATCTTCGGGTGGATGAGCCTGGCGCGCATCGTTCGCGGCTCCTTCCTGTCGCTGCGTGAAATGGAGTTCGTGGACTCGGCCAGGGTGGTGGGGATTCCCCACTGGAGGATCATCCTGCGGCACATACTGCCCAACACCATGGCGCCCATCATCGTCTACGCCACCCTCAACCTGGGCTACGCCATCCTGGCCGAGTCCAGCCTCAGCTACCTGGGGCTCGGTATCCAGCCCCCCCTGCCCAGTTGGGGCAACATGCTGCTCAACGCTCAGCACTATTTGAAGGTTGCCCCCTGGCTGGCCATCTTCCCGGGTCTCTTGATTTTCGTGAGTCTGTTGAGCGTAAATTTTCTCGGGGACGGGCTCCGGGACGCCTTGGACCCCCGTCTGAAGATCTGA
- a CDS encoding FAD-dependent oxidoreductase: protein MKVDVLIVGAGFAGASTAFHLSRSFPGSILVIDQESVPGFHASGRNAAMVRQHEEREDIRRAAAASRRAYGEYESELGFRQVGSLLLGPANRLEAMREPDRIESYLLSPPEARRRVPLLDRHEFGAALWTPADGIMDISALLQLYLAGSRERGVSFLFDCQLRGCRGTGPFRIDTTQGEITARRLVNATGAWAPLVGRLAGAAPVPMRPLKRHLFVLGRVPGVNPHWPIVWNLEDNFYFRPESDGLLISVCDEGETESLEPTVDADMTEALAQLCWSKLPHLRDAVQEQVWSCFRTKASDTSFVIGWDPELENLFWVAALGGHGMGVSWEVGRRAAGKFLDRAHSDSFDPDRFQFALRP, encoded by the coding sequence ATGAAGGTCGACGTCCTCATCGTGGGCGCGGGTTTTGCCGGCGCCTCCACCGCATTTCACCTGAGCCGGTCATTCCCGGGATCGATCCTGGTGATCGATCAGGAATCGGTGCCCGGCTTCCACGCCTCGGGCCGGAATGCGGCCATGGTGAGGCAGCACGAGGAGCGGGAGGACATCCGGCGGGCCGCCGCCGCCAGTCGCCGGGCATACGGCGAGTACGAGTCGGAGCTGGGCTTTCGCCAGGTCGGGTCGTTGCTCCTGGGACCGGCGAACCGGTTGGAGGCGATGCGGGAACCCGACCGGATCGAATCGTATCTCCTGAGCCCGCCGGAAGCCCGCCGGAGAGTCCCGTTGCTGGACCGCCACGAATTCGGCGCCGCCCTCTGGACTCCCGCCGACGGCATCATGGACATTTCCGCTCTGCTGCAGCTCTACCTCGCCGGCAGCCGGGAGCGGGGGGTCTCCTTCCTGTTCGACTGCCAACTGCGAGGCTGCCGGGGGACGGGGCCGTTCCGAATCGACACCACCCAGGGCGAAATCACGGCCCGCCGCCTGGTCAACGCCACCGGCGCCTGGGCGCCGCTGGTCGGCCGACTCGCGGGCGCCGCGCCGGTTCCCATGCGTCCGTTGAAGCGCCACCTCTTTGTCCTGGGGCGAGTCCCCGGAGTGAATCCCCATTGGCCCATCGTCTGGAACCTGGAGGACAATTTCTATTTCAGGCCCGAGTCCGACGGACTACTCATCAGCGTCTGCGACGAGGGCGAGACCGAGAGCCTGGAACCGACGGTGGACGCGGACATGACCGAGGCGCTGGCCCAGCTCTGCTGGTCCAAGCTGCCCCACCTCAGAGACGCGGTCCAGGAGCAAGTCTGGTCCTGCTTTCGCACCAAGGCGTCCGACACCTCCTTCGTCATCGGTTGGGATCCGGAACTGGAGAATCTGTTCTGGGTCGCCGCCCTGGGAGGGCACGGCATGGGAGTCAGTTGGGAAGTCGGCCGCCGCGCCGCCGGGAAATTCCTGGACCGCGCGCATTCCGATTCCTTCGACCCGGACCGGTTCCAATTCGCTCTCCGGCCGTAG
- a CDS encoding bifunctional sulfate adenylyltransferase/adenylylsulfate kinase — MQPSEAQARDSSDPKTKLICPWGGRLVDLVASPEESADLRARASYLPSLQISRRSALDLELMASGAFSPLTRFMSRADHERVVGEMRLETDALFPVPVGLPAAPSEAFRLDAEIALRDSRNDLLAIMTLEEIYEWDFRETAHAVLGTLDIRHPLITEMHGWGKVNLSGRLRVLHPPRRPDFAELRLGPSETRSRLAKMSFANVVAFQTRNPLHRAHEELTRRAMDETGGALLLHPVVGMTRPGDVDQFTRVRTYKVLARNYYDSRRVLLSLLPLAMRMAGPREALWHTLIRRNYGANALIVGRDHASPGTGRGGLPFYEPYEAQELVRRFSGETGVKMIPFRQLVYLPDEDRYEEVGHGRTAARTASISGSQVRDDYLRKGRDLPRWFTRPEVADILAEAYPPRHHQGICIWLTGLSGSGKSTTAQVLTVLLQEQGRKITVLDGDVVRTHLSKGLGFSKEDRDTNVLRIGFVASQIVRHGGTVICAAVSPYRETRNQVRSMVGSGHFVEVFVDTPLEVCEERDAKGMYAKARRGEIRGFTGIDDPYESPRDPEIILDTVSHSPQENAQEIVDHLLRRGFVRPAE; from the coding sequence ATGCAGCCTTCCGAGGCGCAGGCACGCGATTCCAGTGATCCGAAGACCAAACTGATCTGCCCCTGGGGAGGCCGGCTCGTGGATCTCGTGGCGAGCCCGGAAGAGTCCGCGGATCTCCGGGCGCGAGCTTCCTATCTCCCTTCGCTTCAAATTTCCCGGCGGAGTGCGCTGGACCTGGAACTCATGGCGTCCGGGGCCTTCTCCCCGCTGACCCGCTTCATGAGCCGAGCCGACCACGAGCGGGTGGTGGGGGAGATGCGGCTGGAGACGGACGCCCTCTTTCCCGTTCCCGTCGGTCTCCCCGCTGCGCCCTCCGAGGCGTTCCGATTGGACGCGGAGATCGCCCTCCGGGACTCCAGGAACGACCTGCTGGCGATCATGACGTTGGAGGAGATCTACGAATGGGACTTCCGGGAGACGGCCCACGCCGTCCTCGGCACCCTGGACATTCGCCATCCCCTGATCACCGAAATGCACGGCTGGGGCAAGGTCAACCTGTCCGGAAGGCTCCGGGTGCTGCATCCGCCCCGCCGGCCCGACTTCGCCGAGCTGCGCCTGGGCCCGAGTGAAACCCGTTCCCGCCTGGCGAAAATGAGCTTCGCCAACGTGGTCGCCTTTCAAACCCGGAACCCGCTGCACCGGGCCCACGAGGAGCTGACCCGCCGGGCCATGGACGAAACCGGCGGCGCCTTGCTGCTGCACCCCGTCGTAGGCATGACCCGCCCCGGCGACGTGGACCAATTCACGCGGGTCCGCACCTACAAGGTCCTGGCCCGCAACTACTACGACTCCCGCCGCGTGCTCTTGAGCCTGCTCCCCTTGGCCATGCGGATGGCCGGTCCCCGGGAGGCCCTCTGGCACACCCTGATTCGAAGAAACTACGGCGCCAACGCCCTGATCGTCGGCCGGGACCACGCCAGTCCGGGCACCGGACGGGGCGGCCTTCCGTTTTACGAACCCTACGAGGCGCAGGAACTGGTGCGGCGCTTCAGCGGCGAGACGGGAGTGAAGATGATTCCCTTCCGGCAACTGGTCTATCTGCCGGACGAGGACCGGTACGAGGAGGTCGGGCACGGGCGGACCGCGGCCCGGACCGCTTCCATCTCAGGATCCCAGGTGCGGGACGACTATCTGCGCAAAGGAAGGGACCTGCCGCGCTGGTTCACGCGGCCCGAAGTGGCGGACATTCTGGCGGAGGCCTACCCGCCGCGCCACCACCAGGGAATCTGTATCTGGCTGACCGGCCTGAGCGGCTCCGGAAAGTCCACGACGGCCCAGGTCCTCACCGTGCTCCTGCAGGAGCAGGGGAGGAAGATCACGGTTCTGGACGGCGACGTGGTCCGGACCCATCTCTCCAAGGGGCTCGGCTTCAGCAAGGAGGATCGGGACACCAACGTCCTCCGCATCGGCTTCGTCGCGTCCCAGATCGTCCGGCATGGAGGCACGGTGATCTGCGCCGCGGTGAGCCCGTACCGGGAGACCCGGAACCAGGTCCGATCCATGGTGGGAAGCGGCCACTTCGTGGAAGTGTTCGTGGACACTCCCCTCGAGGTCTGCGAGGAGCGGGACGCCAAGGGCATGTACGCCAAGGCCCGGCGCGGGGAAATTCGCGGATTCACCGGCATCGACGACCCCTACGAGTCTCCCCGGGACCCGGAGATCATCCTGGACACGGTGAGCCACTCTCCGCAGGAAAACGCTCAGGAAATCGTGGACCACCTGTTGAGGCGGGGCTTCGTCCGGCCGGCGGAGTGA